AAAAATACACTTTTCCCTTATGCGCTACAATTTCTAAGCTAATATGTCGCTGACCATACAAGTTACTTTTAAAGCCTTTCTTGGTGGTACTCGCCAGTATGTTATACAGAGTTTGCGCCTTGAATATACTCTCGTCGGCTATATCGCGAGCATCGCGGCCTTTGCTTTCTAGATCGTCACTGCTTGGTGGTAAATGGATAAGCAAAGGTACCATTTTTAAGCCTCTTTCGTAGTTCTTTGCTTCTCGTAGGTTTTTCCTTGCAAAGAATAACATTCCACCAGCTAAACTGGGGATTACCACCAAAATAACTATAAGTAAAAATGAGGCCGAACTACTCATGTCGTACCATATTATTACTTTTTAGACGTGTCTTCTTTGGGGATAGCAATTGTTTTTCCATAGCGTTGCTGTATGTACTCTTTCTTTAAACCAGTCAGCTGATTAGACTTTGCATGTGGATCACCTTGTGTTCGAACGACAATTTCTTTAGCTTTATCTACCCATTCCTTCTCAATCACATCGTTATCATCAGCTATCACCGCTGCTGTACTCTGAGGGTCGGTACTCGGCTGAAGCTGCTGCAACGGCATAGCAGGTACTGCAACCGCACTTACCGCTTGGGAAACGGCGCTATTTGCTGCAGATAAACGCTCACCTGGCATGGGAGCAACTTTTAACTCTGGTGTTACATGACCAAAACCCTCTTTGCCAAAATCTGGCAAGGCCTCTCCGTTAGATACGTGAGGTTTTGGCAACTCGTGTTGCGGTGGTGTTTGCATTCCATCCATCAGAGGTTAGTATATCAAAATAAAGAGTTTATGTTTATACCATTTATTTTTTATATGTGGCATACCATGCTATCAATATGATTGTTGCAAATAATATAAATAAATCTAGTACTGTTGCCTGCCGGAGCGAAGCAAACATAATAAGAGCTGGTGGTACGCATGCAAATAAGAAAGTCATAGTGATATGGCTATACCAACTCTTTCCTGTATACAAAGCAAAAAATAAGGCTATAACATTCGCCGATAATACATATACTAAGATTAATATAATCAAGACAGGTACGGCTGTATCCGTTTTTGGTGTAATACTGCCAGCGAAAATCAAAAATATAGTTGATAAGCTTAATAAACTAGTCGTAAGGAACAATATCTGTTTTTTCATACTTTTAACCATACCTTAAGTTTCTCATAAAAGTGAATATCCGCCCCCAACCAGGCGGATATTCACCAACAACGTAAAATGTATACTTGGAGTTCTGAGACGGTAAATCCGCTCTGTAAAATTACTATTTAGCGCTTACCGTCTGGCAGAACTTTGACTGACCGCTCTCTCTGCCTTTAGGGCTTCGAGGGCGTTAACGAACACTTGTTTGTACATTTTGTAAGGTTTTTATGTTTTTCTTACATGTATGAAGCGTAGCAAAATAATGCATTTTAGTCAAGTATAACGTAGTTATTATTACTACTTTCATCTGTATATTAGTTAATTATTTTGTTGTTATAAATATAACATATTTTCTGTATACATAATTAAGTTGTTTACATGTATGCTGCTTTCAGGTGCTTTTATGGTATGGCCGATAGATATTTCGTAGGACTACGTTTATACGTTCTAGCGAATCTCTATAGGTTGTTCATTATGCACACAACACTACAAAGATTAAGGTTTTTATTGTGTGTGGTTACGAAGCAGAAACAACCACCACGGTTTGTTATTATGAGCGATAACTTACCCTTCAAAAACATATTAATACGTCTAGCAGTAGCTGTATTTAAAAAAATGCAGTTTGTATTAATTACCTAAAATTATAAAAAAGTCATTGACAGCAATTTTGCTTATCCTTTACTATGAACTTAGCGCTTGAATAAAAAAAGTGCTCAAAAACAAAAACCTGGCTTTAATAACAACGGCTTCTCGCAAGCCGTTGTTCCAAGCAAATCAGGTTTTACACAGACACAAAAACCTATATACCGTCATCACCCGCAGCTTGATGACGGTATTTTTTATTCATACTCATATTGTTGTACTATAGGGGGTATGATTGAATCACCTATTAGTATTGGCTACACTTCGGTTGCGGTACATGTAGAATGTAGCACTTCTAATGGGCTGCCATCTCTCACCATAGTAGGACTCGCAAGTAAAGCAGTAGATGAATCAAAAGAACGGATCAGAGCAGCAATTGTAGCAAGTGGATATGTATTCCCAAGAAAACGCATAATTGTTAATTTAGCACCCGCAGATATACAGAAGAATAGTTCTAGCCTCGATACAGCTATCGCGCTTGGTATACTGCATGCGGATAAACAAATAGCGCTTAAGAAACCTATCGTTGCCATCGGAGAACTTGGTTTAGATGGTTCTATACACGCAACACGAGGTATTATTGGTTTACTTAAAAGCTATATCAGCGACAATACCAAAGACATATACTTCCCTACTCAAAATAGCATGCAAGTTCAGGCTCTTGGACTGCAATCTGCGTATGCTGTACCTAATTTAAAGTCTATTGTAGAACATTTGAATGGCAATAGACCTTTAATAGCAGCTCAGCCTGGTTTGCTGTCTACGAACAAGATTTCTGCTCTCGTTGAACCCATTGATTTTGCTGAAATTATTGGGCAACAAGCTGCAAAACGAGCACTCATTATCGCTGCAGCAGGCGGTCATAATATTCTGTTATCAGGGCCCCCTGGCACAGGAAAAAGTATGCTCGCCAAAGCATTCATAAGTATTTTGCCCGATCTTACCTTAGAACAATCACTAGAAACAACACATATCCATAGCTTGGCAGGAGCAGAAATAGAAATGCTACTGACTCATCCACCACTTAGGTCACCACATCATACTTCTAGTAATGTTGCGATTATTGGTGGTGGGCACACGCTACGCCCTGGTGAAATAAGTCTTGCGCACAATGGGGTTTTGTTTTTAGATGAGCTGCCCGAATTCCCTCGGTCTATTATAGAAGCTCTTCGTCAGCCACTAGAAGATAATGTTGTAACAATCTCTCGGGCGCAATCTAGTACCACATACCCAAGTGATTTTATACTTATGGCAACCAGCAATCCATGTCCGTGTGGGTATTATGGGAGCACCAAAGCATGCACCTGCAACGCCCACGAAATAGCCAGATACCAAAAAAAGATTTCAGGACCAATATTAGATCGTATCGACATGCATTTTACTGTGTCTACTGTAGATCACGAAAATTTACTAAAGAAAACTAGCCTTAAAGAATCTCCTGACATAAAAGTGATTGTTAGCACAGCCAGAAAGATACAAAAACAACGCACAGATGCCCCGAACGCACGGCTTTCTAATAAAGAACTTAAGCGTGTGATGAATATTAACAAAGATGCAGAATCATTTCTCAATAGTGCCGCTCAAAAAATGGATATATCGGCACGTTCATACATGAAGACGGTAAAGTTAGCCCGTACGATTGCCGACCTAGAGAAATCAAATGAGATAACAACGGCACATATTACCGAAGCGCTGCAATATAGACCAAAACAAACGGTATTATAAATCTAAATTGTTGACCCCAGTGACGTAATCTGTTATAGTCAGTATCTGAAAAAGGAGAAGATTACATTAACAAGCACACCCGTCTCAACGAGGCAATAAGAGCGACCGAATTACGAGTTATAGATGAAGATGGAAACCAATTAGGGGTACTGTCTAAACAAGAGGCTCTTCGGGCAGCTCAGGCAGCAGAACTAGATTTGGTAGAGATTTCCCCCGGTGCGACACCACCAGTTGCAAAAATAATAGATTGGGGTAAATACAATTATCAAAAGACGAAACAGCTGCAAAAAAGTAGGAAGAACGCCAAAGC
The Candidatus Nomurabacteria bacterium DNA segment above includes these coding regions:
- a CDS encoding YifB family Mg chelatase-like AAA ATPase, with the protein product MNKKSAQKQKPGFNNNGFSQAVVPSKSGFTQTQKPIYRHHPQLDDGIFYSYSYCCTIGGMIESPISIGYTSVAVHVECSTSNGLPSLTIVGLASKAVDESKERIRAAIVASGYVFPRKRIIVNLAPADIQKNSSSLDTAIALGILHADKQIALKKPIVAIGELGLDGSIHATRGIIGLLKSYISDNTKDIYFPTQNSMQVQALGLQSAYAVPNLKSIVEHLNGNRPLIAAQPGLLSTNKISALVEPIDFAEIIGQQAAKRALIIAAAGGHNILLSGPPGTGKSMLAKAFISILPDLTLEQSLETTHIHSLAGAEIEMLLTHPPLRSPHHTSSNVAIIGGGHTLRPGEISLAHNGVLFLDELPEFPRSIIEALRQPLEDNVVTISRAQSSTTYPSDFILMATSNPCPCGYYGSTKACTCNAHEIARYQKKISGPILDRIDMHFTVSTVDHENLLKKTSLKESPDIKVIVSTARKIQKQRTDAPNARLSNKELKRVMNINKDAESFLNSAAQKMDISARSYMKTVKLARTIADLEKSNEITTAHITEALQYRPKQTVL